attggtaaataaatatattgcttGTCACAGGCAAGCCTCCAGTGCCATACGGTAGATCGTCGTCGGCGGGCGTAACATCGTTACTATCGCCGCCGCAGACGCCCCCCGCCTCCGCAGGCCCCGCCCCGGTCGGAGCGGCGCCGTCGCAACCCTCGGCGCCGCGGGTGTTCCGCACGGAGGCGCAACACCGCATTGAAGACCACCGTCCGAGGTAACTTCATGTTTCTTTCTTGGATACCCCATTCCAGTCGTAATGGCAACGTCGCATCCTTCAGCGCGGATGGTAAGTGGTTACCGCAGCCCCTGCAACTTCAAGGGCGTTTAAATTTTTAGCGTAATAACATTTATGCGATGttccatattatatattgtaatttatttatttaattatttatcatgcAAATATAACTGTTTGTGCAGAGGCGTGTCTGTGGAGCGCATCATCCCGATCCACGTGTCGGAGTCCCCGCCCCCGCAGCCGCCGCCCCCCGCGCCCAAAACCGCGCCCGCCCCCGCCCCTGCACCTCGACACGAACACACACCTGTCAGGTATATACTAAGATtctatatttagatttatgcTCAGATATATTTTGGTTAGTATGAGTTTGTacatcaatctgactcatgtagaCATGTATAGTAGTAGTTTTTCATCGCGGCTCCACAGTATTCACGAATAATTCGCCAATCTTTGGTGGAAtctgtatacattgctgatttttcattgcggtaaataaaagcactcgaGCAAACTACGCATTCTtgtcggcatctgtccgagtcCGGCGATAGTGTGCAGTCTATATTAgactactatttatttacggTGAAAGAAAAGATCGAGGGCCAACCTGCACTATATTTGTCGATTGTTAAAATTGCTATTGAAAGTCGTTTTGtgcgtttcatttcacgtaatgatCTGGTCCTCAGCCATAAGGAAGGATATAACAGTATTCAATGCAATAAATGTTCTGTACTGATCTGGGAGCGAAATAAAAAGAGAAGAATTCCGATAGATGACAATTAGGCTACAGAGAGAGGTTGTCGATACAAAATGTTGCAGACGCCTGGCGTCATCGGAGTCGACCGCGTCGGAGGCGTGCAGCAGCCCGGGCGAGCCCATCAAGAAGTCCGCGCGGGAGTTCATCATCCCCATCGCGGTGGAGGGCAAGGGCTACGTCACGCCGCGCCAGCGCTCGCTGGAGCCCGACGTCGCGCGCGCGCAGCGTCCGCACAAGCCCCGCCGGATCAGGTCATTACTGCATCTGCACTCTAGCGCCACCTCAcatctttatttatgtcttagctaaaatttgaaaaatatttgaacaggTTATGCTATATAACTATAACCTTGCcggtacattttttttacatttttattcgtttCACAGCAGCCTGGTCAGCGGAGGTGAATCCGAGGAGGAAGATGATACTCATATGCACAGATTGAggtaatttcataattaaattgttcCTAATAGTGCTTAATGATACAAGCCTGCAAATGTTGGACATTACGTGAAGCGCAGCGCATTAATTTAGCCGAGTTTGTCAATACAAACCATATACATATGCAATGTTTTTCagcatatatatagtttacaCCGGTAACGTTAAAGTCGAATAAAGCAGTAATTTTTCTATCCAATGtattcaaacaaaatgtattgatttttctttttttttaatctattttatttttatatttgcgtCTGGAACagttctttttgtattttcaatgttttgtGAATTCAATGACGTTCATGATATGGTGTTTCCGTTTGAAGGTCCACACGAGCCGCACGCGCTGAGTCCGTGAGCTCCGGCGAAGAAGACGAAGAAGATGAGGGCTTCCACCTGCTCACTGCTGAGAATCTCTTCTCTACGCTGCTGCACAGGGTTGGCTATCTCTATCTCCCTTCATTTACATACATGATAAgagaatacaaaaatgtttaaaatgatTAGTCACTACTGCAATTACAAGCTACTGCATTGGAATGAATTTTGACTACAAAAATCGTGAATCTTTCATACAAGCttcatatatttgttttcgaCTTTAGAAAAATGTgtctgatttgactagttggaaaATAGCCAACTACCGTGTCAGGTCAGGTAGTAATGTGATGACCGTGTCAGGTGCGCGCGCTGACCACGCGGCTGAACGGCGAGGAGGGCCCCGGGTTCCCGCAGCACCCGCACTCGCTGTTCAACAACCTGCAGTCACCGTTCTTCCACAGGTACGCATCGCACCACACTGCTTTGTGTGGCTTTGATGCCGGCTACTCACTCACCTGCCGCAGGATTCTAAAGAAAGGGATGCACGTATTTAACAGAAAAGGAAAGCCATCATGATtctcttttgttttgtttgcatCTCTTTCTTTTGCACCTTAAATAGGAGCGTGTGTAGCCGGTCTTaatctttatataatttatattgatatgaatataatctaaataataaaatcatatcaataaattatagtcTATGCTTCTTTCTCTAGATAAAATCAATTCTATCATCAAACTGAACTAATTATTTTAGCGATATGCCGTTATCCAGGGTTAAATTCACAGTAGCGGAAACATTATTAGAAATTTGCGAGTTTTCAGAAGAAATTTCCATGAGAATTTCTTCAGAAAATGTCAGGAAAATTTCAAGGGAAGACATTTCTGAGAACAGAGCATTTCACTAGTTATCCTCATTATTCTGAAATTCTCTCATTTTCTGAAACTTAATTTCGAGTccattcatttaataaatgtcGGCCAATTGGATTAAATACATCATAACCTTACTAAGAAAatgatatcataataatatattgtaaaatatatcattatataattatattaatatatcatttataatCATTTGAATACTGACAACTATAAGTGCCGCccatagtaatattaaatagcaataatattttaaaatggtatGATTGGTTATCatgcttaatttattatataataagatgttattaaattaattacctactaatatgttaattttatgcatGCAGCCCTCATTTACCGAGGAGACATCTGTTGTGagtataaaattttttatcttattcaTTAGTCACGAGACAGATTTAGAAACACTCAATAATTTGAATCAATTATCTAGTGGTACTGTGAGTTctgataataaaagtattcaaAGTGCATAAAAGATAAACTGATTTTTAGTGGCAGTTTGAGAGGGACCTTAACATTATAACAGTTTTTATTTCGAcactgaaataaatagatccaaatcaaaatgtatgatTATGTATTTTCACTAGAACACAAAGTCAcagtataaatttttatttagtgctAGCACTGTCTGTAACGTtgtgtttgtgtttgtttacATGCAGCACACATAAATATGTGGAAAGTAAACGAAGTGTTTCCGAGACGTAAgtaaaaatgtgaataaaaaacttaCCTATATCCCGTTTGTTTAAGTGCAGTGTTTCATATTTTCACTTGTGGAAATGATTTGTCCTTTTACAAAGTTCAATGGTTACCGATACACTAGCATTGTGttctatttgttatataaatatattctaacaTGGTTTTGTAACATTGAAATCCcgtgatatatataaaaaagaaacatgaaagaaataatgtatttatttaaattgaatcattgaatacaaatacaatcaTGGGTACAAATAGTTTTGGTGTATAAAATACATCGAGCATGGTAATTGTTGTTCCAAATTGTATCCACGTGAGtgtcataaaaaattacagtaaTGGAAAGAGATTGCATAAAACCTCACTATGTGAGAATATAGGTAATACCTTTTATGAAATTCGTATATGTCTGTAGGATTTgcgtgaaaatataaaaaaaaaacgaagcGGTCGTAAGCAAAATGTGACAAAGACAGTTAAACttacattttgttattgaacACGTGAAAGAAGTCATAAAGTTTTCCGGAGTAGTAAGTTAGCTGATATAATAGAGAAACtataaatcaatttgtatataatttgtaaattgttgGTATTCCAGACGCGAAGGCTGGGGCCGCGACCGCGACTTCGACTCGATGTTCAGCTCGCGCCAGCCGCTGCCGCGAGGTGAGTCTGCTCAGCGCTAGTCTGTGTGCACCCTACACCCTGTCTATTACACTCGCTCTACGGAAAACGTTCTCACCGCCTTCAGCCTTGCCAGCATTGACACGTCACACTGAACTGAGCTTTACGCTACGCACTAGCGGTCCGAGatcgaaaatttaaaaataaagaacaatTGGCCAGTTATTGCAGTTagaaaacaaacttatttgaaaaaatttcaaaataggACAATAAggtgtaataaatacattgattACGCCAGAAAGGagaatttaaactttatttatggCAATGAGATGTTTAGGAccgttaatataaaaattccatATAATGATCCTGAAATATGCTGACGAAAAGTTAATGAATATCAAatgtagaaaattatttaagtggGTACAAACTCTCAGAacggaaatataaataacataaatttgtttttgttatttgtttttggtcatgtataaatcatataaatatacataaaacattaTCACGCTTTAGGTCTTCTGTTTACGGACACGTTTTCTATCGTACGCCGTATCTGTATCGTGTCGTACGGTCAAAACATGCCCGTGGGCAATAGGCCTTAGTTCGTTAGTATTGCCAAATTTTATGACCGTTCCGATATGTTCTTCATACTAAAatccgaaataaatatttagttttcaatattttagtaattaaaatctCTTAACGGCCGTACACTTTGGCAgctactatatatttttgttatttccgCTGATGCACCGCCAGTAGATAGTTAGCACCACATGTACAAGTCTGCATGGTAAAGCAAAGTGCCGCCAGAGGGCGACTGTGTTTAGGGAAGGAAACGAGGAAGTTTAAAGGGGTATTATAACAATTCTCTATTTTTGGGAACTTAAACCTAAACGCAGTATTGATTTACCTCATAAGCCATGacgttttaaaaaacttttaattttatggatattatttaaaaaaaaaattaaaaacagtaGTAACAGGTAAACAACACTTAGCGCCCTTTAGTGAAATGTAAAGTAGATTACGCTCATAGAAGTGGCGCtttcgaataaaattatattttgttaataacaaataacgtgtttcatttcattacaaCCGGGGCGCTACTTTTAGTGAACAACCTTACATTCTCCATTTTCACAGCCAAGCCATGTTGTGTTGCTTACACTAAATGAATTCAATtaacattacatacaaaaacaaatctattaattttttataagacAACAGAACTTACTATTACATGATATAGTGCATCAAACACAAAAGAAGTACAGAATTCGAGTATTAGTAACGTTTTCCTTCGAACGAGATGTCTCAtgtaaaattaacacaatACGACAGACTGTTTGCAAATGAAATACGATTTTGATAATAGTCTATCGTATATTTGAGTGTAACTTTTagatttttcttaacatttgacattaatttttgttaaccATTTCCTTTTGCATTGTAGTGTTATTTGTGTATTCAAAATGCATTATTTGTGCAGGTGTTGATTTTCTCCTACCCGCTAACACTAGCAGGAAAATGTTGCGTTGCTATCAGTCGCCACGAGATCGATTCATTCCGTAGTATCGATGCATGAAgtgaacaaaacaaattttcagTTTCGCATCGCCTGTCgcattgttttgttatgtaaacgtaaaatcaatttttgagCTATTTTCAGCGAGGAAACGAGCAGACATAGAAAGTAAATTAGTTTGTAAAGAGGAGATAGCATCAATGTGTAGATAGTGGATGTGGTAGCACTCGATGtgggcggcggcgggcgcggctAGCCTCGCTCGCGGCGGCCCGTAGTCAGTTGTGTTGGTGTGGTTGCAGTTGGGTTGCGCGTTACACTGCATGCTCCGACCAAATCTTCACTTCACAGCGGCACCAGCGCCAACCAAAAATCTGCCACAAACGCCACACAACAATAGGtactaaactatatttatttcttcttatgTGTTTTGTGTTCCGCACCGTGCGCCGCGGCTGTTTCCAACTAGACGCCTTTATTATATTGTCAGATTCATCGCTCCACTCATCTAGTTCGCATCTGGTAAATTATTGTAAGATTCGAAAGCAACATTTTAATGcatatatttgatttgtttttgcaTACCTAAAGCTTTCCGTTTGATCTAAGCAGTTTGTACTTGCTGGCATTTTATTAACTCTAACCTGACGTATCAATGTGTGAATTAATCGCGAATAAATGTCAATGTGATTATATCAAAGTTTTGTATCGTTCAAGTTGTCAAAAGAGGAGCTCATGGGCTCAATATTATGTCACAGTCCCACGGAACAGATAGTAAACACATTTTAGTAAAACCGACACTGTAAATACGCCATCCCAGCGAGCATTCTGCATGATCGAAACGTGTGTTTTTCGATTAAATTTCAGGTAATAGTAAGAAATCCGGAAAGCACCAATCGCGAGCTCAACAAAACGTCGAATCGAACGCAGAGAGCGGGGCGGAGGGGGCCGCACTGGACCTGAGCTCCATACAGCTGAGTGAAGCGGAGATGAAGGCGCTGTCGGGGCTCACGCCAGCGCTGGCGCGGCGGCTGCAACGCCAGCTGCTGGCTCACCTGCCACCCAGCCTGCCACCCGCCGCCGCGCGCCAGCTGCGCCGCACGCTTTCGCTCACTGAGCCCGTGCCCGCCGCCCCGCAAACGGACCGCGCTGAGCCCTCACCCGCAGTCGATACCCCCGCCCCGAAGTCACCTGAACCTAAATCCGAACCCGTCACATACGAATCGCCGACGTCATACTGTACGCTGCCGCGGTTGCGTCGGCCGACCTCGGCCCCCCAGACGTCGCCTGAGCGGCCGCCGGGCAGCAGCATCCGCAGCACGCCGGAGCGGCCGCTGCTAAGCAAGTACCTGTCGCTGGAGGAGCCGAGCGCGCCTGAGAGCGGCAGTTTGCTGTCGGAGCCTAGCTACGCGGCAGCATACGGCCGCAGGCTCAGTGAGGCCTCTGGTCCGGTGCATCGCAAGCGCATTTCTCGCTTCCTGCGCCCGGACTTCTTCGACTCACCGCCAGATGAAAACGTCTACATCAAACATAAGAAAGAAAAGGAGCttgaaactcaaaaaatattaaaggaaATCCGGGAGAAGAAAAACAAATCCCTTGAATCTTCCCCGATCATAAAGAACATGATAGACGGGGACGCTCCATTTAGTTTCAAGGACGATGGCGTGTATTCTCGAAAATGCCTCTCGCCGATCTCCATTTTAACAACTAAGGAAAGAAGCCGCTCGAATACTCCCTTTTTCCCTAGTTTAGACAACATCAAAGAGAGTGCGATAGATTCTTCACTCACGAGGGATACAAAGCCGTATAAAGATTTCAGTGAATTAAAGCAAAAATCACAATTCAATGAGAGTTGCCTCGCTCCTGATTCTCGGTTGACGAGACCGAAAAGTTATCCtgtcaaaaatttagattCTATTGAAGAGCCTGTCCAAAGTTTACGATCGGAAAGATCAGCTAGCAAAGAAATTGAAAGCaaggaaaataatttacaacgagaatcaaaattaataagacCCAAAAGCTATCCTGCCAGTAGTCCTTCTCCggaaaaaatgtatgttagcAGAAATATTAAGAAAGATCAAAACTCAGAAAAACCTCCACCATCTGCAAAGATCAATACACCGAGTCCAGAAGTAAAGAATGATATTGAAGTAAGTTTTAGTATTACTTTACCGAagaaaaaacttcaaaatgttacaaagagtaatttgttgaaaagtgaatcattgaataaaaatgaagcTGAAAGCCCAAAAGTGTTATCAATTGGCGACAGTttagatttgaaaaaatataaagtaataaatagtgAAACTACAACGGAACAAAAAGAACATAAGTTGGAAAATGGAACGGCGACTGTTGATGTAGGAGAGAAAAATAGTACCGAAGtatcaaatatcaaaataactaataacacGTGTACAAAAGGTGACGATAAAATGAAATCCTCCGAGTTCGAAGGCTCCTCCGAGGCGCCAGCTGAAAAGAAAGGAAcgataaagaagaaaataataaagaaagtttcttcaaaatcaaagACTGATGTAGCTTGTAATCAAGATACGGGTGAGACAAAACCTACGACGGTGAAGAAAAAGGttacaaaaaaagtaaaagaaaagaGTTCCGACGATGGAACAAAACCCACCGTCACAAAGAAGAAGTCCGTGTTGCAATCGATAGGGCACAAATTAGAGAAATTCGCATCCAACAAATCTGCTTCTCcagaaaaagtatctgataataatatagttgCGTGCGAGGTGAAGAAAGATGGCGGGAAACAGAGCAGGTCCGCACGCGAGAACTCCGTGCCATTGGGCGCGGAGCCCCCCGCGGCGCCGGGGCTCGCGCGGGCTCTCACTCTCACAGACGTGGCCACTCTCGAGAACCAAAACACTAATGTAGGAAAAACCACGGTATCTAAAGTTTTGGGCCTATTCAAAAAATTCGAACCCAAAGAAAAAACCTCGAAGCCTGTAGTCGAAAAATCGAATAGCGAGAACCTCGAATCTAGTACCGATAATAGcaagaagaaagaaaatgcGACCGAAGAAGATAACACAGAATCTCTCATTGATAAGCCCAGAAGGCCCACTTCCCTACTTTTAAATGGTTTGGGACGTAAAAAGTATGGAAAGACGACCAGTGACAGTGTTGTGATGGCGGCGGCGGCAGACGACGAAATGACTAGCAACAAGAAAGAAAACGAACCGAAGAATTTAAAGAACACATtaaagttagatttctccagATTGCCAAGAGTTAAGAAAATAGTTCCTACTAATCCTGTGATAGAACcgcaatatattaataattcgcTAGATGAAAAGGAgactgaaaagaaaaaatctgaaaagaACGGCATAGTTCTAGACGGCAATACGGTTGTTAATAATTCCGATACTATAAGTCGCAGTCGGTCCAGAAGTAGGTCAACTATTTCtaattcagaaaataaatctgATCTCAGCGTAGATTACAAAGCGCACGATACGAATCCTACCTCGCCTTCAGAAAATTTCGTCCATCATCCGTTGCGGAATCACGAGTCTCTTTCACCGGAAAAAGAAGATATAGTAGATAGAATACGCAGAAAAAGCTTTTATTCTAGATTTAACGAAAAGAAGCAACGACGAAAGAGTAATATAGTCGGTCCGGGCGCCGCCGAGTACGACCCTCTGGCGCGCATTCACTCCCCGCCCGCGGAGGCAAAGTTCGACAGCTCTCCCACCTCTCCCGTGACGTCATACGACTTGTCCCCGGGGTACTCCATCGCGTCCGATCTGTCGCCGTCCACCGAACGTTACCGATCTCTCTTGACGGACCTTCCTGTCAACACTAGAAGTCATTTGAGATTCGATAATTACGGTCTGAACGATAAAATAGATACGTACCGATCGCTCGACCGCAGCTCGCTGAGGAAGTACCCCAGCGGCCGCGGCTTCCTGGAGCCGGAGCCGCACGCGCAGCGCTACTCGCGCACCAAGTCGCTGCTGGACAGCTGCGACGCCGAGGAGCCGCCGCTCGCTCTGCGGGACCCGCACAAGTACAACCGGACTATCTCTATGTACTCTCCGGGCAACTACGCCACCTACAGACCGAAACGAACTAGAAATTCTGCTATCATACTCAAAGAAAGCGAGAAAGAACCTAGtcctgaaaatatattagacaAAATAAGACAGAGAAAAAAGATATCCATCAGCGTAACTAGGAAACCGGACTTCGAAAAGGACGCCCCGTCAAGGTGTGTATTTTTCCTCTACTTGTcacctaattaattattgtttttatcaaataacttTCCCAAGTGAacataatatgattttattctgTGCACGCTTCACGCTTTGAATTACATTTACAGCACTAATGCTTTTACAATTACGACGAACATTATAGAGTTAATCAAAAGGTCATTTATAGAATGATAGAAGTTATGTAGATAGAATACTACTGTTTTCAAActtaatgtattataatatatatatatatatatacacattgtGTCACTCTGATTCATTAATGTGTGGTCTTTTCTTCATATCACACACACATGTTACACgaagtattatgtattttgtaatagaTAAACTCATAGAACATCAAAAAATGTAACCTACGACGTAATAATGTCGAGAATTGTGATACAGCGTTGTGTTGTGTTTCAGATCCACTATCTCACCTAAAGGCGAAAGCGACGGTGCAGAATGCTCTGAAAAAATTGACTGAGAGGAACTACTGAGGTCGGCCGCGGCTCCGGAACCTTTGTGATCTATTCAAGCATTTGTTGG
This sequence is a window from Plodia interpunctella isolate USDA-ARS_2022_Savannah chromosome 6, ilPloInte3.2, whole genome shotgun sequence. Protein-coding genes within it:
- the Nuak gene encoding uncharacterized protein Nuak isoform X3; translated protein: MVVGENKRTNIMDGIENTGDVRLHDHRLRLKQRFDIVRKLGQGTYGKVQLGINKKTGQEVAIKTIKKCKIESEADLIRIRREVQIMSSVRHPNIVHIYEVFENSEKMILVMEYCSGGELYDYLSQKKVLQEDEARRLFRQIATAVYYCHIHKICHRDLKLENVLLDDTGSAKIADFGLSNVFKETSLLSTFCGSPLYASPEIVKGTPYIGPEVDCWSLGVLLYTLVYGAMPFDGSNFKRLVRQISNGDYYEPKTPSSASPLIRDMLTVDPLKRADIAYICDHPWVNTGCQISCLEMSEALAAETPVRLDLLLSLAPAARSNCNSVLLPESELGPEESGTDLTSSTSMAVEPSNSAEKRILELVAEGGEDAIKPSPTRTIVSAGDNKRKLEIAMSASGLQRKKERVASCASIAPQPAVPEENAAEPAAEDKAASSEAPCLKSSATITIQPAAAELVKDLTRDLVKESEAEPAPAAKEENEVKKPAKTRVTIKKKVPAKVEEKASPEKQEPKPEEPKANSVSTTADKLTSLSLSQPPSPPAAAPAPVPSPTPAPAPVAPSVTKPKKLSIPGGNVNNFKDQFERRASLTTPPEPKRTVTKPVLSKIAKPKAQSEDRELPSKETGSVRLQQIGIEPSPTSARGEAGAATGGVKKTESEPSHGSAAMDASALLQDARRSLQNSMAKLAEEKAGEEGRKRARDIISTYIRAGKPPVPYGRSSSAGVTSLLSPPQTPPASAGPAPVGAAPSQPSAPRVFRTEAQHRIEDHRPRGVSVERIIPIHVSESPPPQPPPPAPKTAPAPAPAPRHEHTPVRRLASSESTASEACSSPGEPIKKSAREFIIPIAVEGKGYVTPRQRSLEPDVARAQRPHKPRRISSLVSGGESEEEDDTHMHRLRSTRAARAESVSSGEEDEEDEGFHLLTAENLFSTLLHRVRALTTRLNGEEGPGFPQHPHSLFNNLQSPFFHSPHLPRRHLLREGWGRDRDFDSMFSSRQPLPRGNSKKSGKHQSRAQQNVESNAESGAEGAALDLSSIQLSEAEMKALSGLTPALARRLQRQLLAHLPPSLPPAAARQLRRTLSLTEPVPAAPQTDRAEPSPAVDTPAPKSPEPKSEPVTYESPTSYCTLPRLRRPTSAPQTSPERPPGSSIRSTPERPLLSKYLSLEEPSAPESGSLLSEPSYAAAYGRRLSEASGPVHRKRISRFLRPDFFDSPPDENVYIKHKKEKELETQKILKEIREKKNKSLESSPIIKNMIDGDAPFSFKDDGVYSRKCLSPISILTTKERSRSNTPFFPSLDNIKESAIDSSLTRDTKPYKDFSELKQKSQFNESCLAPDSRLTRPKSYPVKNLDSIEEPVQSLRSERSASKEIESKENNLQRESKLIRPKSYPASSPSPEKMYVSRNIKKDQNSEKPPPSAKINTPSPEVKNDIEVSFSITLPKKKLQNVTKSNLLKSESLNKNEAESPKVLSIGDSLDLKKYKVINSETTTEQKEHKLENGTATVDVGEKNSTEVSNIKITNNTCTKGDDKMKSSEFEGSSEAPAEKKGTIKKKIIKKVSSKSKTDVACNQDTGETKPTTVKKKVTKKVKEKSSDDGTKPTVTKKKSVLQSIGHKLEKFASNKSASPEKVSDNNIVACEVKKDGGKQSRSARENSVPLGAEPPAAPGLARALTLTDVATLENQNTNVGKTTVSKVLGLFKKFEPKEKTSKPVVEKSNSENLESSTDNSKKKENATEEDNTESLIDKPRRPTSLLLNGLGRKKYGKTTSDSVVMAAAADDEMTSNKKENEPKNLKNTLKLDFSRLPRVKKIVPTNPVIEPQYINNSLDEKETEKKKSEKNGIVLDGNTVVNNSDTISRSRSRSRSTISNSENKSDLSVDYKAHDTNPTSPSENFVHHPLRNHESLSPEKEDIVDRIRRKSFYSRFNEKKQRRKSNIVGPGAAEYDPLARIHSPPAEAKFDSSPTSPVTSYDLSPGYSIASDLSPSTERYRSLLTDLPVNTRSHLRFDNYGLNDKIDTYRSLDRSSLRKYPSGRGFLEPEPHAQRYSRTKSLLDSCDAEEPPLALRDPHKYNRTISMYSPGNYATYRPKRTRNSAIILKESEKEPSPENILDKIRQRKKISISVTRKPDFEKDAPSRSTISPKGESDGAECSEKID
- the Nuak gene encoding uncharacterized protein Nuak isoform X4; this encodes MVVGENKRTNIMDGIENTGDVRLHDHRLRLKQRFDIVRKLGQGTYGKVQLGINKKTGQEVAIKTIKKCKIESEADLIRIRREVQIMSSVRHPNIVHIYEVFENSEKMILVMEYCSGGELYDYLSQKKVLQEDEARRLFRQIATAVYYCHIHKICHRDLKLENVLLDDTGSAKIADFGLSNVFKETSLLSTFCGSPLYASPEIVKGTPYIGPEVDCWSLGVLLYTLVYGAMPFDGSNFKRLVRQISNGDYYEPKTPSSASPLIRDMLTVDPLKRADIAYICDHPWVNTGCQISCLEMSEALAAETPVRLDLLLSLAPAARSNCNSVLLPESELGPEESGTDLTSSTSMAVEPSNSAEKRILELVAEGGEDAIKPSPTRTIVSAGDNKRKLEIAMSASGLQRKKERVASCASIAPQPAVPEENAAEPAAEDKAASSEAPCLKSSATITIQPAAAELVKDLTRDLVKESEAEPAPAAKEENEVKKPAKTRVTIKKKVPAKVEEKASPEKQEPKPEEPKANSVSTTADKLTSLSLSQPPSPPAAAPAPVPSPTPAPAPVAPSVTKPKKLSIPGGNVNNFKDQFERRASLTTPPEPKRTVTKPVLSKIAKPKAQSEDRELPSKETGSVRLQQIGIEPSPTSARGEAGAATGGVKKTESEPSHGSAAMDASALLQDARRSLQNSMAKLAEEKAGEEGRKRARDIISTYIRAGKPPVPYGRSSSAGVTSLLSPPQTPPASAGPAPVGAAPSQPSAPRVFRTEAQHRIEDHRPRGVSVERIIPIHVSESPPPQPPPPAPKTAPAPAPAPRHEHTPVRRLASSESTASEACSSPGEPIKKSAREFIIPIAVEGKGYVTPRQRSLEPDVARAQRPHKPRRISSLVSGGESEEEDDTHMHRLRSTRAARAESVSSGEEDEEDEGFHLLTAENLFSTLLHRVRALTTRLNGEEGPGFPQHPHSLFNNLQSPFFHRREGWGRDRDFDSMFSSRQPLPRGNSKKSGKHQSRAQQNVESNAESGAEGAALDLSSIQLSEAEMKALSGLTPALARRLQRQLLAHLPPSLPPAAARQLRRTLSLTEPVPAAPQTDRAEPSPAVDTPAPKSPEPKSEPVTYESPTSYCTLPRLRRPTSAPQTSPERPPGSSIRSTPERPLLSKYLSLEEPSAPESGSLLSEPSYAAAYGRRLSEASGPVHRKRISRFLRPDFFDSPPDENVYIKHKKEKELETQKILKEIREKKNKSLESSPIIKNMIDGDAPFSFKDDGVYSRKCLSPISILTTKERSRSNTPFFPSLDNIKESAIDSSLTRDTKPYKDFSELKQKSQFNESCLAPDSRLTRPKSYPVKNLDSIEEPVQSLRSERSASKEIESKENNLQRESKLIRPKSYPASSPSPEKMYVSRNIKKDQNSEKPPPSAKINTPSPEVKNDIEVSFSITLPKKKLQNVTKSNLLKSESLNKNEAESPKVLSIGDSLDLKKYKVINSETTTEQKEHKLENGTATVDVGEKNSTEVSNIKITNNTCTKGDDKMKSSEFEGSSEAPAEKKGTIKKKIIKKVSSKSKTDVACNQDTGETKPTTVKKKVTKKVKEKSSDDGTKPTVTKKKSVLQSIGHKLEKFASNKSASPEKVSDNNIVACEVKKDGGKQSRSARENSVPLGAEPPAAPGLARALTLTDVATLENQNTNVGKTTVSKVLGLFKKFEPKEKTSKPVVEKSNSENLESSTDNSKKKENATEEDNTESLIDKPRRPTSLLLNGLGRKKYGKTTSDSVVMAAAADDEMTSNKKENEPKNLKNTLKLDFSRLPRVKKIVPTNPVIEPQYINNSLDEKETEKKKSEKNGIVLDGNTVVNNSDTISRSRSRSRSTISNSENKSDLSVDYKAHDTNPTSPSENFVHHPLRNHESLSPEKEDIVDRIRRKSFYSRFNEKKQRRKSNIVGPGAAEYDPLARIHSPPAEAKFDSSPTSPVTSYDLSPGYSIASDLSPSTERYRSLLTDLPVNTRSHLRFDNYGLNDKIDTYRSLDRSSLRKYPSGRGFLEPEPHAQRYSRTKSLLDSCDAEEPPLALRDPHKYNRTISMYSPGNYATYRPKRTRNSAIILKESEKEPSPENILDKIRQRKKISISVTRKPDFEKDAPSRSTISPKGESDGAECSEKID